The following proteins come from a genomic window of Halorussus halophilus:
- a CDS encoding aminopeptidase — translation MSLRDAAETAIEQCLALGADESCCIVTDDKRQPIGEALYQVASEVTDDATVIRYPPGESHGAEPPKPVAAAMAGADVFLAPTTKSLSHTRARGNANEAGARGATLPGITEEVFTTGLDADYDAIYQHCQDVLAQVEGADEIRVTSPQGTDITFEPGSREWHDDTGIVHEDGDFSNLPAGEVFVSPEDANGTYVVDGTMMPHGLLADDSALEFEVEDGYVTSISDDDIRADVEVASEQVGDAAYNLAELGIGTNVAVTELVGSVLLDEKAGGTVHIAIGDDAGIGGDTDAPIHLDGILREPTVYADGEEVELPQV, via the coding sequence ATGAGTCTGAGAGACGCGGCGGAGACCGCAATCGAGCAGTGTCTCGCGCTGGGAGCGGACGAATCCTGTTGCATCGTCACCGACGACAAGCGCCAGCCAATCGGTGAGGCGCTGTATCAGGTCGCCAGCGAGGTCACGGACGACGCGACGGTCATTCGATACCCACCGGGCGAGTCTCACGGCGCGGAACCACCGAAACCGGTCGCCGCCGCGATGGCTGGCGCGGACGTATTTTTGGCACCCACGACGAAGAGCCTGAGTCACACTCGCGCCCGGGGCAACGCCAACGAGGCCGGAGCGCGCGGTGCGACCCTGCCCGGCATCACTGAGGAGGTCTTCACCACTGGCTTGGACGCCGACTACGACGCCATCTACCAGCACTGCCAAGACGTGCTAGCGCAGGTCGAAGGGGCCGACGAGATTCGGGTCACGTCGCCACAGGGCACGGACATCACCTTCGAACCCGGCAGTCGTGAGTGGCACGACGACACGGGCATCGTCCACGAGGACGGCGATTTCTCGAATCTGCCTGCGGGCGAGGTGTTCGTCTCTCCCGAGGACGCGAACGGCACCTACGTCGTGGACGGCACGATGATGCCACACGGACTGCTCGCAGACGACAGCGCCCTCGAATTCGAAGTCGAGGATGGCTACGTCACCAGCATCTCGGACGACGACATCCGCGCGGACGTCGAAGTCGCCAGCGAGCAGGTCGGCGACGCGGCGTACAATCTTGCTGAACTGGGAATCGGCACGAACGTCGCGGTCACGGAACTCGTCGGGTCGGTCCTGCTGGACGAGAAGGCGGGCGGCACGGTCCACATCGCCATCGGCGACGACGCGGGCATCGGCGGCGACACCGACGCACCGATTCACCTCGACGGGATTCTTCGAGAGCCGACCGTGTACGCGGATGGCGAAGAGGTCGAACTGCCGCAAGTCTAA
- a CDS encoding type II glyceraldehyde-3-phosphate dehydrogenase, translating into MLRVGINGYGTIGKRVADAVQAQPDMELVGVAKTRPNFEAERAVANDYPLYAAIEDRADQFDDAGIEIAGMVEELVEESDVIVDACPSGIGEQNSEMYDEYDTPALYQGGESADFVDASFNARANYSDSIDADHVRVVSCNTTGLSRLTAPLREEYGIEKVRATLVRRGGDPAQTGRGPINDIVPDPVTLPSHHGPDVKTIFPDLDIDTLGLKVPATLMHMHSLNVTLETEAEAEDVRDLLEDESRLFVLPDHYDIDGAGKLKEYAQDVGRPRGDIWENCIWGESITTEGKDLYLFQAIHQESDVIPENIDAIRAVTNSADAEESIETTNDSLGMGL; encoded by the coding sequence ATGCTACGGGTCGGAATCAACGGATACGGAACCATCGGTAAGCGCGTCGCGGACGCCGTGCAGGCACAACCTGACATGGAACTCGTCGGCGTCGCCAAGACGCGCCCCAACTTCGAAGCCGAGCGCGCCGTTGCGAACGACTACCCCCTCTACGCCGCCATCGAGGACCGCGCGGACCAGTTCGACGACGCGGGCATCGAAATCGCGGGCATGGTCGAGGAACTCGTCGAAGAGAGCGACGTAATCGTGGACGCCTGTCCGTCGGGCATCGGCGAGCAGAACAGCGAGATGTACGACGAGTACGATACGCCCGCGCTGTATCAGGGCGGCGAGTCGGCGGACTTCGTAGACGCGAGTTTCAACGCTCGCGCCAACTACAGCGACTCTATCGACGCCGACCACGTGCGGGTCGTCTCCTGCAACACGACCGGTCTCTCTCGACTCACCGCGCCGCTCCGCGAGGAGTACGGCATCGAGAAAGTCCGCGCGACGCTCGTCCGGCGCGGCGGCGACCCCGCCCAGACCGGCCGCGGCCCCATCAACGACATCGTTCCGGACCCGGTGACGCTCCCGAGCCACCACGGACCGGACGTGAAGACCATCTTCCCCGACCTCGACATCGACACGCTCGGGCTGAAGGTGCCCGCCACGTTGATGCATATGCACAGCCTGAACGTCACGCTCGAAACCGAGGCCGAAGCCGAAGACGTTCGTGACCTGCTCGAAGACGAGTCTCGCCTGTTCGTCTTGCCAGACCACTACGACATCGACGGCGCTGGCAAACTCAAAGAGTACGCTCAAGACGTTGGTCGCCCGCGCGGCGACATCTGGGAGAACTGCATCTGGGGCGAGTCCATCACTACCGAAGGTAAGGACCTCTACCTCTTCCAAGCCATCCACCAAGAGAGCGACGTGATTCCGGAGAACATCGACGCGATTCGCGCTGTGACGAACAGCGCCGACGCCGAGGAGAGTATCGAGACTACCAACGACTCGCTCGGAATGGGACTGTAA
- a CDS encoding 50S ribosomal protein L16 has translation MSDKPASMYREISKPAYTRREYITGIPGSKIAQHKMGNLETAEDDYPVQISLSTEEECQLRHGALEASRLSANRHLLKELGPENYKMILRKFPHHVIRENKQATGAGADRVSDGMRQAFGKVVGTAARIPRNDRIFTAWCQPEDAPVVKDAFRRAYNKISPPCRITVERGEDLLVR, from the coding sequence ATGTCGGACAAACCCGCCTCGATGTACCGGGAAATCAGTAAGCCTGCGTACACGCGACGAGAGTACATCACCGGTATCCCCGGTTCGAAGATCGCACAGCACAAGATGGGGAACCTCGAAACCGCCGAGGACGACTACCCCGTCCAGATTAGCCTCAGCACCGAAGAGGAGTGCCAACTCCGCCACGGCGCGCTCGAAGCCTCGCGCCTGTCGGCCAACCGCCACCTGCTGAAGGAACTCGGCCCGGAGAACTACAAGATGATTCTCCGCAAGTTCCCCCACCACGTCATCCGGGAGAACAAGCAGGCGACCGGTGCGGGTGCAGACCGTGTCTCCGACGGGATGCGCCAGGCGTTCGGGAAGGTCGTCGGCACGGCCGCACGAATCCCGCGCAACGACCGCATCTTCACCGCGTGGTGCCAGCCAGAGGACGCGCCCGTGGTCAAGGACGCGTTCCGCCGCGCCTACAACAAGATCTCCCCGCCGTGCCGCATCACCGTCGAGCGTGGCGAGGACCTGCTCGTCCGTTAG
- a CDS encoding ATP-grasp domain-containing protein — protein sequence MLHLAVAYREETFERMADPLAERGIRAEHVPSEGRVLPLSDPPWSPEEFDVGFVYPSRAMEGGVVDAMLDVPWVNDRDAVLTSRNKAGVIATLEQADMPVPETVLVSNPADEVDVLAAFERFDGPVVVKPNSTTRGVGVAKVGDADSFLGITDYLDLVHDYRATGDKSFLVQEYLPDATDYRAMVVDGDCVGGVERRLPDDVRASGHWKHNVHRGAEASSVDLPDELRTLAERTAAALDVPFLGVDILVSDGRAVVNETNARPTIDAATKYDDGFYDRLADLIREQV from the coding sequence ATGCTACACCTCGCGGTCGCCTACCGAGAGGAGACCTTCGAGCGGATGGCCGACCCGCTCGCCGAGCGCGGTATCCGCGCCGAACACGTCCCGAGCGAAGGCCGAGTGTTGCCACTGTCGGACCCGCCGTGGTCCCCTGAGGAGTTCGACGTGGGCTTCGTCTACCCCTCGCGGGCGATGGAAGGCGGTGTCGTAGACGCGATGCTCGACGTGCCGTGGGTCAACGACCGTGATGCCGTCCTCACTTCTCGAAATAAGGCCGGTGTGATTGCCACGCTGGAGCAGGCGGACATGCCAGTTCCCGAAACCGTGCTGGTCTCGAACCCTGCCGACGAGGTGGACGTACTGGCGGCGTTCGAGCGGTTCGACGGCCCAGTCGTCGTCAAGCCGAACTCGACCACGCGCGGCGTCGGCGTGGCGAAAGTCGGCGATGCAGATTCGTTTCTCGGTATCACCGACTACCTCGACTTGGTCCACGACTACCGCGCGACCGGCGACAAGTCGTTTTTAGTTCAGGAGTACCTCCCGGACGCGACCGACTACCGCGCGATGGTCGTGGACGGCGACTGCGTCGGCGGCGTCGAACGCCGCCTCCCCGACGACGTACGAGCGTCTGGCCACTGGAAGCACAACGTTCACCGCGGCGCAGAAGCGTCGAGTGTGGACTTGCCCGACGAACTTCGGACTCTCGCTGAACGGACTGCCGCAGCGCTCGACGTGCCGTTTCTGGGAGTCGATATTTTGGTCTCGGACGGCCGCGCAGTCGTCAACGAGACCAACGCTCGCCCGACCATCGACGCCGCGACGAAGTACGACGACGGATTTTACGACCGACTGGCCGACCTGATTCGCGAGCAGGTGTGA
- a CDS encoding Hsp20/alpha crystallin family protein, which translates to MRRDDRDDPFDDLFREIERMMNEMMGGDVDMRVEHEGGPAGFGAETHVDIHEEDDQVRVIADLPGVEKDDIDLKCDGKTLTISAASDHREYDERVRLPARVDEHSASATYNNGVLEVSFDKTDDSADIDVE; encoded by the coding sequence ATGCGAAGAGACGACCGCGACGACCCCTTCGACGACCTCTTCCGGGAAATCGAGCGGATGATGAACGAGATGATGGGTGGCGACGTAGACATGCGCGTCGAACACGAGGGCGGCCCCGCAGGCTTCGGTGCGGAGACCCACGTCGATATTCACGAAGAAGACGACCAAGTGCGCGTCATCGCCGACCTGCCCGGCGTCGAGAAGGACGACATCGACCTCAAGTGCGACGGGAAAACGCTGACCATCAGCGCCGCGAGTGACCACCGCGAGTACGACGAACGCGTGCGCCTGCCTGCCCGAGTAGACGAGCACTCCGCGTCGGCGACGTACAACAACGGCGTCCTCGAAGTGAGCTTCGACAAGACAGACGACTCCGCAGACATCGACGTAGAGTAA
- a CDS encoding VOC family protein, whose protein sequence is MELREVAIFTDDVPETKAFYERFVGDPVFEKESMALFDVEGVEVLIHETYEPEAGDLPCEDHYAFAVENVDDAFSRLSNSGKDLEVYREPADYDWGRSAYFRDPDGRLVEITGE, encoded by the coding sequence ATGGAGTTACGCGAGGTCGCCATCTTCACCGACGACGTGCCAGAGACGAAGGCGTTCTACGAACGCTTCGTCGGCGACCCCGTCTTCGAGAAGGAGTCGATGGCGCTGTTCGACGTCGAAGGCGTCGAGGTGCTGATTCACGAGACGTACGAACCGGAAGCGGGCGACCTGCCCTGTGAAGACCACTACGCGTTCGCCGTCGAGAACGTAGACGATGCGTTCTCTCGTCTCTCTAACTCGGGGAAGGACTTGGAGGTGTACCGCGAACCCGCCGACTACGACTGGGGTCGGTCGGCGTACTTCCGGGACCCCGACGGCCGACTCGTGGAGATTACCGGAGAGTAG